A portion of the Rubeoparvulum massiliense genome contains these proteins:
- a CDS encoding DMT family transporter gives MKKSLVADLALLFVAMVWGSTFVVVQRAVDLLPPLAFNGIRFAMGALFLLFIIRLFYPHQLTQMNGRLWRTGIFLGIWLFAGYFLQTWGLLYTTSSKAGFITGLSVVLVPIFAFLLSKQRIKPQAMVGVLLATGGLYLLTLNGSLAIEKGDFLVFLCAIAFAMHIVLTGRYTMQFPSMPLAFVQITTVSIMNWLIGGLLAIGGVEESALQITFSLSTLTEPYLWFALLITSLFCTALAYFVQTEFQKWTSPTRVALIYATEPVFAALTGVLAAGEILMGNQLWGMVLILTGMILAEIPLERLLKKRLIPSASTQAKLHDMDR, from the coding sequence ATGAAAAAATCACTAGTAGCGGACTTAGCACTACTTTTTGTTGCAATGGTTTGGGGATCGACCTTTGTTGTGGTGCAACGTGCAGTAGATCTACTACCTCCTTTAGCCTTTAATGGAATTCGTTTTGCCATGGGTGCACTCTTTTTACTCTTCATTATTCGTCTCTTCTATCCCCATCAGCTTACACAAATGAATGGTCGATTATGGCGCACTGGCATTTTCCTTGGTATCTGGTTATTTGCTGGTTACTTCCTTCAAACCTGGGGTCTACTCTATACCACCTCATCAAAGGCAGGATTCATTACTGGCCTCAGTGTGGTTCTTGTTCCTATCTTTGCCTTCCTCCTAAGCAAGCAGCGCATTAAACCACAAGCCATGGTAGGGGTTCTCTTAGCTACAGGTGGTCTCTATCTTCTCACCTTAAATGGCTCGCTCGCTATTGAAAAGGGGGACTTTCTCGTATTTCTCTGTGCCATTGCTTTTGCCATGCATATTGTTCTCACAGGACGCTATACCATGCAGTTTCCTTCCATGCCCTTAGCCTTTGTACAGATTACCACCGTCTCCATCATGAACTGGCTCATAGGTGGTCTCTTAGCTATCGGTGGAGTAGAGGAGTCTGCACTCCAAATCACCTTTTCCCTATCGACGCTGACTGAGCCCTATCTCTGGTTTGCCCTGCTCATTACTAGCTTGTTCTGTACAGCATTAGCCTATTTCGTCCAGACAGAGTTTCAGAAGTGGACCTCGCCTACACGGGTTGCACTTATCTACGCCACTGAACCTGTCTTCGCTGCCTTGACCGGTGTCCTTGCTGCAGGAGAAATTCTCATGGGGAATCAACTTTGGGGAATGGTTCTGATCCTTACTGGGATGATCCTTGCTGAGATTCCCTTGGAACGATTGCTGAAGAAACGATTGATCCCTAGTGCATCAACACAGGCAAAGCTTCATGATATGGATCGTTAA
- the hemA gene encoding glutamyl-tRNA reductase → MHVMVVGLNYRTAPVEVREKFVFQADELPRANYILRNTKSILECIIVSTCNRMELYAVVDQEHPGSHMLKAFLSSWFGIPVEQFSRHLYIHVEDDAIRHLFRVTTGLDSMVLGETQILGQIRDAFQVAQQNGSTGSVFNTLFKQAITLAKRAHSETEISQNAVSVSYAAIELGKKIFGTFAKKRVLLIGAGKMSELTATHLNANGVADVMVINRTLEKAQEMAQRFNGTALPWDQLVDALLEADIVISSTSATKVILKAEDVRPVMKRRQYRPLFMIDIAVPRDLDPVLQEIEGVFLYDIDDLEGIVEANLKEREHEAAKIEVMIEKEIEEFQQWLEMMGVVPVLAALREKANSIYEETMRSLENKLPDLSERERKQIRKHSMSIINQLLKDPIIQTKELAGNAQREERLQIVSQMFGIEEQVVQKQRMDAERRRLAAEQTIEMVGLTVPFEKAPAR, encoded by the coding sequence ATGCATGTAATGGTTGTAGGTCTCAATTATCGTACAGCGCCTGTGGAAGTCCGAGAAAAATTCGTTTTTCAAGCGGATGAATTACCCCGTGCCAACTATATTCTACGGAACACCAAAAGTATTCTTGAGTGCATTATTGTGAGCACATGTAATCGGATGGAATTGTATGCTGTGGTGGATCAAGAGCATCCAGGGAGCCACATGCTGAAGGCGTTTCTATCCTCTTGGTTTGGTATTCCCGTAGAACAATTTTCCCGGCATCTCTATATTCACGTAGAGGATGATGCAATTCGCCATCTATTCCGTGTAACTACTGGCCTCGATTCCATGGTTTTAGGTGAAACCCAGATTCTTGGTCAGATTCGTGATGCTTTTCAGGTTGCTCAGCAGAATGGAAGCACAGGAAGTGTCTTCAACACGCTGTTTAAGCAAGCAATCACCCTTGCAAAGCGCGCACATTCTGAGACTGAGATCAGTCAAAATGCGGTCTCTGTTAGCTATGCAGCCATTGAATTGGGGAAGAAGATTTTTGGCACTTTTGCGAAGAAGCGCGTCTTATTAATTGGCGCAGGAAAGATGAGTGAACTAACAGCCACTCACCTAAATGCCAATGGCGTTGCAGATGTAATGGTTATCAACAGAACCTTAGAGAAGGCACAGGAGATGGCCCAACGCTTTAATGGAACCGCACTTCCTTGGGATCAATTGGTTGATGCATTATTGGAGGCAGATATTGTAATTAGTTCTACCAGCGCTACCAAGGTGATTCTGAAGGCTGAGGATGTACGCCCAGTCATGAAGCGTCGTCAATACCGGCCACTCTTTATGATCGATATTGCAGTACCTCGTGACTTAGATCCAGTTCTCCAAGAAATTGAAGGCGTTTTTCTCTATGATATTGATGATCTTGAGGGCATTGTAGAAGCCAATTTAAAAGAGCGGGAACACGAGGCAGCAAAAATTGAAGTCATGATTGAGAAAGAGATTGAAGAATTTCAGCAATGGTTAGAGATGATGGGAGTAGTTCCTGTTCTAGCAGCACTCCGAGAGAAGGCGAATAGCATCTATGAAGAGACGATGCGCAGCCTAGAGAACAAGCTTCCAGATCTATCAGAACGGGAACGGAAGCAGATCCGTAAGCATAGCATGTCCATCATTAATCAACTATTGAAGGACCCGATTATTCAAACCAAGGAATTAGCAGGAAACGCTCAGCGTGAGGAGCGATTACAGATCGTGAGCCAAATGTTTGGGATTGAAGAACAAGTGGTACAAAAGCAAAGAATGGATGCAGAACGTCGCCGTCTCGCTGCAGAGCAAACCATTGAGATGGTTGGCCTAACTGTACCATTTGAAAAGGCGCCTGCTCGTTAA
- the hemC gene encoding hydroxymethylbilane synthase: MRTIIVGSRRSQLALTQTRWVIHQLEALGLPFQFQIEEIVTKGDQILDVALSKVGGKGLFVSEIEQALLEGRIDFAVHSMKDMPAVIPDGLMLGAVPKRVDPRDAFISREGIPLAELPQGAVIGTSSLRRSIQLTQYRSDLKIAMLRGNLDTRLRKLKEGQFDAIILAMAGLQRLQWEDVVTEALDTEICLPAVGQGALAIECRADDQEVRQLLQQIHHVVTAETVAAERAFLRKLEGGCQIPIGAFCEKLEKGYRLRGFVADPDGSAWLKEEMTGADPETLGIGLAQHFLDQGAKQWIELAKERM, translated from the coding sequence ATGAGAACAATCATTGTGGGCTCCCGTCGGAGTCAGCTAGCATTAACCCAGACTCGTTGGGTGATTCACCAATTAGAAGCACTTGGGCTTCCTTTTCAATTTCAAATCGAGGAGATCGTCACGAAGGGTGATCAAATTCTCGATGTGGCATTGAGCAAGGTAGGTGGAAAAGGCCTCTTTGTTTCTGAAATCGAGCAGGCCTTATTGGAGGGGCGGATCGATTTTGCGGTTCATAGCATGAAGGACATGCCAGCGGTGATTCCCGATGGGCTCATGCTAGGTGCGGTTCCAAAACGTGTGGATCCTCGGGATGCATTCATATCCAGAGAAGGTATTCCTCTCGCTGAGCTTCCGCAAGGTGCCGTGATCGGAACCTCTAGTCTACGCCGTTCAATTCAGCTTACACAGTATCGATCGGATCTCAAGATCGCCATGCTTCGTGGTAACCTGGATACACGCTTACGCAAGTTAAAGGAAGGCCAGTTTGACGCGATCATCCTTGCTATGGCAGGCCTTCAGCGCCTACAGTGGGAGGATGTGGTGACAGAAGCACTGGATACAGAGATCTGTTTACCAGCTGTTGGTCAAGGAGCCCTTGCCATTGAGTGTCGTGCTGATGATCAAGAGGTTCGCCAGCTCCTTCAACAGATTCATCATGTAGTCACCGCAGAAACAGTGGCAGCAGAACGGGCATTCCTCCGCAAGCTCGAAGGAGGTTGTCAGATTCCAATTGGGGCCTTCTGTGAGAAGCTAGAGAAGGGTTATCGTCTCCGGGGCTTTGTGGCGGATCCAGATGGAAGTGCTTGGCTAAAAGAAGAGATGACTGGTGCAGATCCAGAGACCCTCGGCATTGGATTAGCACAACATTTCCTCGATCAAGGAGCCAAGCAATGGATCGAGCTTGCGAAAGAGAGGATGTAG
- the ccsA gene encoding cytochrome c biogenesis protein CcsA: MYGNNWLIDFVIFLYALSIFLYFTDLLQKNRKAKQIAFWLLTIVWVVQTLFFIVQIMEKEYFPILTLFETLYFYSWLLLTLAWLINFLWHVDFIFIFTNLIAFTVLVICWFVKPAPSLLVAEQHELISELLFLHIGMSLMSYVAFSLSAIFSFLYLLQYRRLKRKRINYRFMRLPSLDQLYHFSYYLNLLGLTLLVTGLIVGSIWATSILPLSAWVLDPKVLMSVVVTLFYSYYFYKYLQGKENGNGIRLAWWNLLSFSTIIINYIFSSTISQFHLWFPN, translated from the coding sequence ATGTATGGAAATAATTGGCTAATTGATTTTGTAATTTTTCTATATGCATTAAGCATTTTCTTATATTTCACAGATCTTCTCCAAAAAAACCGGAAGGCAAAGCAAATTGCCTTCTGGTTATTAACTATTGTTTGGGTTGTCCAAACCCTTTTTTTTATCGTGCAAATTATGGAAAAAGAGTATTTCCCCATCTTAACATTGTTTGAAACCCTCTACTTTTATTCATGGCTACTGCTCACACTAGCGTGGTTGATCAATTTTCTCTGGCATGTGGATTTTATCTTTATTTTTACCAATCTCATCGCCTTTACCGTCTTGGTCATCTGCTGGTTTGTGAAGCCCGCCCCATCCTTACTTGTAGCAGAGCAACATGAATTGATCTCTGAACTGCTCTTCTTACATATTGGTATGAGCTTGATGAGCTACGTCGCCTTTTCATTATCAGCGATCTTTTCATTCTTATATCTACTACAGTATCGCCGTTTGAAGCGCAAACGAATCAACTATCGTTTCATGCGTCTACCTAGCCTAGATCAGCTTTACCACTTCTCGTACTATCTCAATTTGTTAGGACTTACATTGTTGGTAACAGGACTAATCGTTGGCTCCATTTGGGCTACTAGTATCTTACCGCTGTCTGCATGGGTCCTTGATCCAAAAGTACTTATGTCGGTTGTAGTTACACTCTTTTACTCATACTATTTCTATAAGTATTTGCAAGGAAAAGAGAATGGGAATGGTATTCGCCTTGCCTGGTGGAATTTGCTCTCTTTTAGTACCATTATTATCAATTATATTTTTTCTTCAACCATCTCCCAGTTTCACCTTTGGTTTCCTAACTAA
- a CDS encoding ABC transporter ATP-binding protein: MFSTPLIQLKQVSKQYITRHRVVQAIHNISFIIHEGEFVSLVGPSGCGKSTILSLIAGLIHPSSGRIQIGKGSNVEERPQVGYMLQQDYLLKWRTVEKNLYLGLEIQKRDQMENREAALHLLEEIGLLDYKDAYPDQLSGGMRQRVAFVRTLAIQPEVLLLDEPFSALDYQTKIQLEELVKCTLKRHQKTGILVTHDIGEAIAMSDRIFLLSANPGTLIHELSIPPELREASPFAVRQFPIFQHYFEEIWKELRRYE; this comes from the coding sequence ATGTTTTCTACACCCCTCATTCAATTGAAGCAAGTAAGTAAACAATACATCACCCGCCACCGCGTAGTTCAAGCGATCCATAATATCTCCTTTATAATTCATGAAGGTGAGTTTGTCTCCCTTGTCGGACCGAGTGGGTGTGGAAAGAGTACCATCCTTTCGCTCATCGCTGGTCTCATCCACCCCTCATCAGGTAGGATTCAGATTGGAAAAGGCTCAAATGTGGAGGAACGCCCACAGGTGGGCTATATGCTTCAACAGGATTACCTCTTAAAGTGGCGAACGGTGGAAAAGAATCTTTATTTAGGATTAGAGATTCAAAAACGTGATCAAATGGAGAATCGAGAAGCAGCTCTCCATCTCCTCGAAGAGATCGGTCTACTTGACTATAAGGATGCTTATCCTGATCAGCTTTCGGGAGGAATGCGACAACGTGTCGCCTTCGTCCGTACATTGGCTATTCAACCGGAGGTCCTTCTTCTCGATGAACCCTTCTCTGCCTTAGATTATCAGACCAAGATTCAATTAGAGGAATTGGTGAAATGCACCTTGAAACGCCATCAAAAAACAGGCATCTTAGTTACACACGATATTGGCGAAGCTATTGCCATGAGCGATCGTATTTTCCTGCTCTCCGCCAATCCAGGCACATTGATTCATGAGCTTTCTATACCTCCAGAACTCCGAGAAGCTTCTCCTTTCGCAGTACGTCAATTTCCCATTTTCCAACACTACTTTGAAGAAATCTGGAAGGAGCTACGACGATATGAGTAA
- the hemB gene encoding porphobilinogen synthase encodes MITEFDRHRRLRQTSTIRRMVRENHVSVDDLIYPIFVVEGENHRDPIPSMPGIYNFSLDRLKEEIDEVVQLGIPSVILFGVPHHKDAVGSEAYCDTGIVQQAIRKVKEWAPELVVVADTCLCEYTDHGHCGVVENGIVKNDKSLELHVKTAVSQAEAGADIIAPSNMMDGFVLAIREGLDEAGYTDIPIMSYAVKYASAYYGPFRDAAQSAPQFGDRKSYQMDPANRREALREATSDAVEGADILMVKPGLPYLDILRDVRNSFDLPMAVYNVSGEYAMVKAAAINGWIDEKRIVMETMVSFKRAGADLIITYHAKDVAKWLKSGEN; translated from the coding sequence ATGATCACAGAATTTGATCGTCATCGCCGCTTACGGCAGACATCAACCATTCGTAGGATGGTACGGGAAAATCATGTTTCAGTGGATGATCTCATTTATCCCATTTTTGTGGTGGAGGGTGAAAATCATAGGGATCCCATTCCTTCCATGCCAGGGATCTATAACTTTTCCCTTGATCGCTTGAAGGAAGAGATTGATGAAGTGGTACAGCTCGGCATTCCTAGCGTGATTCTGTTTGGTGTTCCACATCACAAGGATGCAGTAGGCTCTGAAGCGTATTGTGATACAGGGATTGTCCAACAAGCAATCCGTAAGGTGAAGGAATGGGCACCGGAATTGGTGGTTGTGGCAGATACTTGTCTCTGTGAGTACACCGATCATGGTCATTGTGGTGTGGTAGAGAATGGGATCGTAAAGAATGATAAGTCGTTGGAACTCCATGTAAAAACTGCAGTGTCACAAGCAGAGGCAGGTGCTGATATTATCGCTCCTTCCAACATGATGGATGGCTTCGTTTTAGCCATTCGCGAAGGATTAGATGAAGCAGGATATACGGATATTCCCATCATGTCCTATGCTGTGAAATATGCATCAGCCTATTACGGACCATTCCGTGATGCTGCTCAGTCAGCTCCACAGTTTGGTGACCGGAAGAGCTATCAAATGGATCCTGCTAACCGCCGCGAAGCCCTGCGCGAAGCGACTTCTGACGCAGTGGAGGGGGCTGACATCCTAATGGTGAAGCCAGGTTTACCCTACTTGGATATTCTACGTGATGTCCGCAACTCATTTGATTTACCCATGGCTGTATATAATGTAAGTGGGGAGTATGCCATGGTGAAGGCTGCAGCTATCAATGGCTGGATTGATGAAAAACGTATTGTAATGGAAACGATGGTAAGCTTCAAGCGTGCAGGTGCTGATCTGATCATCACCTACCATGCAAAAGATGTTGCTAAATGGTTGAAATCAGGAGAAAACTAA
- a CDS encoding ABC transporter permease, with the protein MSKLLKQFQVVGENEEHRQYLRQLRREYWLIKFSQLTLLLLLLGLWEVASSLHWINPLLFSSPKKIFLLFLEMISTGEIYRHAIITILETIVGFLLGTILGTLVAILIWFSPFLSKVLDPYIVVLNGLPKVALGPLFIVAFGGGYIAIITMAIAISIIVTIIVVYSSFQEVDENYLKLARSFGATKRQSFSKIVWPASLSSIIATLKVNVGLAWVGVIVGEFLVSKAGLGYLMIYGFQVFNLTLVMLSLLLIGLFATIMYQGVSYIERRILRR; encoded by the coding sequence ATGAGTAAATTGCTAAAGCAATTTCAAGTAGTGGGTGAAAATGAAGAGCATCGCCAATATTTACGCCAGCTTCGACGAGAATACTGGTTGATCAAATTTTCTCAGCTTACATTATTGCTTCTCCTCCTGGGTTTATGGGAGGTGGCATCCTCCCTCCATTGGATCAATCCCCTGCTCTTTAGCTCTCCAAAAAAGATCTTCTTACTCTTCCTTGAGATGATTAGCACTGGTGAAATCTACCGCCACGCAATCATCACCATCCTAGAGACCATTGTCGGTTTCTTACTTGGAACCATCCTTGGAACATTGGTAGCCATCCTGATCTGGTTCTCGCCTTTTCTCTCCAAGGTGCTTGATCCGTACATCGTGGTTCTCAATGGCTTACCCAAGGTTGCACTAGGCCCCCTCTTCATCGTTGCTTTTGGTGGTGGTTACATCGCCATTATTACCATGGCCATCGCCATCTCCATTATTGTAACCATTATTGTAGTCTATAGTAGTTTTCAGGAAGTGGATGAGAATTACCTTAAGCTAGCCCGGAGCTTTGGCGCTACGAAAAGACAAAGCTTTAGTAAAATCGTCTGGCCTGCCTCTCTTTCAAGTATTATCGCCACACTGAAAGTGAATGTAGGCTTGGCATGGGTAGGCGTCATTGTGGGTGAATTTTTGGTTTCGAAGGCAGGCTTGGGCTACCTGATGATCTATGGCTTTCAGGTCTTCAATTTGACCCTCGTGATGTTGAGCCTATTACTCATCGGTCTATTTGCTACCATCATGTATCAAGGGGTGAGCTATATCGAACGCCGAATCTTACGACGCTGA
- the hemH gene encoding ferrochelatase: protein MAKRKIAVLVMAYGTPHTLDEVEAYYTHIRRGRKPSEEALADLVARYEAIGGCSPLFARTLQQVKALEDQLNQQDQDIQYTAYLGMKHISPFIEEAVEQMAQDGIKEAVGLVLTPHYSTMSVGSYLERAQESCQAHGIKLHAIHDWYRLKEFIDTLALRLQNTLIQLNTVPITQQRVLFSAHSLPKRILDMRDPYPQQLKETCELVAQRTSLPVWSFAWQSAGKSGEEWLGPDLLTMLDQLAAEGVKGVVSCPIGFVSDHLEILYDLDIEAKQHANQLGITWLRTPSLNADSQLITGLANMIMNRIKEG from the coding sequence ATGGCCAAACGTAAAATTGCTGTTCTTGTGATGGCGTATGGTACACCTCATACGCTGGATGAAGTAGAAGCCTATTATACGCATATCCGTCGCGGTCGTAAGCCTTCTGAAGAAGCCCTTGCCGATCTAGTGGCTCGTTATGAAGCTATCGGTGGCTGCTCACCGCTCTTTGCTCGGACCCTTCAGCAGGTAAAAGCATTGGAAGATCAATTGAATCAACAGGATCAGGACATTCAATATACTGCTTATCTGGGAATGAAACATATCTCTCCATTCATTGAAGAAGCAGTTGAGCAAATGGCGCAAGATGGGATCAAAGAGGCTGTGGGTTTGGTGCTCACACCTCATTACTCAACCATGAGTGTCGGGAGCTATCTAGAGCGAGCGCAAGAGAGCTGTCAAGCTCATGGGATCAAGCTACACGCCATTCATGATTGGTACCGACTGAAAGAGTTTATCGATACGTTAGCGCTACGCTTACAGAATACGCTAATACAATTGAATACGGTGCCGATTACGCAACAGCGGGTACTCTTTTCTGCCCATAGTTTGCCAAAGCGAATTCTAGACATGAGGGATCCCTATCCCCAACAGCTGAAGGAAACCTGTGAGCTTGTGGCGCAGCGTACTTCTCTTCCTGTATGGAGCTTTGCTTGGCAGAGTGCAGGGAAGAGCGGAGAAGAGTGGCTAGGACCTGATCTTCTGACGATGCTGGATCAATTGGCAGCAGAAGGAGTGAAGGGCGTTGTAAGTTGCCCCATCGGATTTGTCTCGGATCATCTGGAGATTCTTTATGACTTGGATATTGAAGCAAAACAGCATGCGAACCAATTGGGTATAACTTGGTTACGTACACCTTCCCTAAATGCAGATTCACAACTGATAACAGGATTAGCTAACATGATTATGAATCGAATAAAAGAGGGGTAG
- a CDS encoding uroporphyrinogen-III synthase, with product MDELPLRGRTIVVTRSAKQSEAFCSQLEQLGAKVLSLPMIDIIPPQDPEPFHQAVQQITQYNWVMVTSQNGVVAFCYALQEEGIVPSQLTNRFVTVGKKTKKAMENCGIQVELMPEKFVAEEIWALLQHQVKAGEQVLYLRGNLARPYLIEQLEQAGLHVDAPVCYETVPAQGSIKPLYEQLLKQKVDAITFTSPSTVHYMIQGLQTLQSTLPITELLCNVRLLAIGPITAQALQAHELPVHGMAEEHTVDGLVVTLCKLFSETSQR from the coding sequence ATGGATGAGCTACCGCTAAGGGGACGCACCATTGTTGTAACACGTTCAGCGAAGCAAAGTGAAGCGTTTTGTTCCCAACTGGAGCAGCTGGGAGCCAAAGTCCTCTCCCTCCCCATGATCGACATCATCCCTCCGCAGGATCCTGAGCCCTTTCATCAGGCGGTTCAACAAATTACCCAGTATAATTGGGTCATGGTAACCAGTCAAAATGGGGTAGTAGCATTTTGTTATGCATTACAGGAGGAGGGGATAGTTCCCTCGCAATTGACTAACCGTTTTGTTACCGTGGGTAAAAAAACAAAGAAGGCCATGGAGAATTGTGGCATCCAAGTGGAGTTGATGCCGGAGAAATTCGTTGCAGAGGAGATCTGGGCGCTCCTTCAGCATCAGGTGAAGGCTGGAGAGCAGGTGCTCTATCTTCGTGGAAACCTAGCTCGTCCTTATTTGATCGAACAGCTGGAGCAAGCAGGCTTGCATGTAGATGCACCTGTCTGCTATGAGACAGTTCCTGCCCAAGGCTCCATTAAGCCACTCTATGAGCAATTGCTCAAGCAGAAGGTCGATGCGATCACTTTCACAAGTCCATCGACGGTTCATTATATGATCCAAGGGTTACAAACACTTCAATCAACCTTGCCCATTACTGAACTTCTCTGTAATGTGCGGCTGCTAGCCATTGGTCCTATTACTGCTCAGGCGCTTCAAGCCCATGAACTTCCTGTGCATGGCATGGCCGAGGAGCATACAGTAGATGGATTAGTCGTAACACTCTGTAAGCTTTTTTCCGAGACATCTCAGCGATAA
- the hemE gene encoding uroporphyrinogen decarboxylase translates to MKFNDTLLRAARKEPVDFVPVWYMRQAGRYDPDYRKIKEKYSLVEITKQPELCAEVTMLPVHKLGVDAAILYSDIMTPLEPMGARFEIVGGRGPVMDHPIRTEEDVEKLRALEPEADLPYVMQTFDILIKELNVPLIGFTGAPFTLASYLIEGAPSKNYIYTKQMMFGRPDLWQKLMDKLGDMVITYIKAQVAHGAKIAQVFDSWVGALAPWDYRTYVFPTMQRIFATLKKEVDVPLIYFGVGAGELLSTWGELDADVIGLDWRITIPDGYHRIGAQKVVQGNLDPTLLMAPFEVVQERAKAVIDQGLDLPGHIFNLGHGLFPQAPIDQLQRLTEFVHEYGAQVKQNK, encoded by the coding sequence ATGAAGTTCAATGATACATTGTTACGTGCTGCCCGAAAAGAGCCTGTGGATTTTGTGCCGGTCTGGTATATGCGTCAGGCAGGAAGATATGACCCGGACTATCGGAAGATCAAGGAGAAATACTCCCTCGTAGAGATCACCAAACAACCAGAGCTCTGTGCAGAAGTGACGATGTTACCTGTACATAAGCTGGGTGTGGATGCAGCTATTCTCTATTCGGATATCATGACGCCCTTAGAGCCCATGGGAGCCCGTTTTGAAATCGTTGGTGGCCGTGGCCCTGTCATGGATCATCCCATACGAACGGAAGAAGATGTGGAGAAACTACGTGCACTTGAACCAGAGGCTGATTTGCCTTATGTGATGCAGACCTTTGATATCTTAATTAAGGAATTGAACGTTCCACTCATTGGTTTTACAGGTGCGCCTTTTACCTTAGCCAGCTATTTGATTGAGGGTGCACCCTCCAAGAATTATATCTATACCAAACAGATGATGTTTGGCCGCCCTGATTTATGGCAAAAGTTAATGGATAAATTGGGCGATATGGTAATTACGTATATTAAAGCGCAGGTTGCCCATGGTGCGAAGATCGCCCAAGTTTTTGATAGCTGGGTAGGAGCACTTGCACCTTGGGATTATCGTACTTATGTTTTTCCAACCATGCAACGGATCTTTGCCACACTAAAAAAAGAGGTGGATGTTCCATTAATCTATTTTGGTGTGGGTGCTGGGGAGTTGCTTTCTACTTGGGGTGAGTTGGATGCTGATGTCATCGGTTTAGACTGGCGGATCACCATTCCCGATGGCTATCACCGAATCGGTGCACAGAAGGTGGTACAAGGAAACCTCGATCCTACCCTACTGATGGCACCGTTTGAAGTGGTGCAGGAACGGGCGAAAGCCGTGATTGATCAGGGCTTAGATCTTCCTGGACATATCTTTAATCTCGGTCATGGCCTTTTTCCCCAGGCTCCCATTGATCAGTTGCAACGTTTAACGGAATTTGTTCATGAATACGGAGCACAGGTTAAACAGAATAAGTAG
- a CDS encoding ABC transporter substrate-binding protein, producing the protein MRLRLIAFLLCFTLLLAGCQTNSSGEGDEPIPVRLFEVTHSLFYAPQYVALELGFFKEEGLDVQLTTAFGGDKTMTALLSGEADIILVGTETTIYVAQQEASDLAINFAQLTQTDGTFLVSREPIENFQWEMLRGRVLLGQRKGGMPQMVSEYVQHVQGLVPHEDLEIIQNIDFANLGTAFISGTGEFAQLFEPVASKIELEGHGHVVASFGESSGNLPYTVYITKASMIEQNPTVVQQFTNAIYRAQIWVNEHSIEELAQVIQPAFPDIEQELLIKVLERYKNQGSWATDPIIDETEYHHLEEVMELAGELPKKVPYELIINTQFAKAAMEQGR; encoded by the coding sequence ATGAGACTGCGTTTAATAGCTTTCCTACTTTGTTTTACACTTCTCTTGGCAGGATGTCAAACAAATAGCTCAGGGGAAGGCGACGAGCCCATTCCTGTTCGCTTGTTTGAAGTGACCCATTCCTTATTTTATGCTCCACAATATGTGGCATTAGAGTTGGGGTTCTTTAAGGAAGAGGGGCTAGATGTTCAATTAACCACCGCTTTTGGTGGGGATAAAACTATGACTGCTTTGTTGAGCGGCGAAGCAGATATCATCCTTGTCGGTACGGAAACAACCATCTATGTCGCACAGCAGGAGGCTTCCGACTTAGCCATCAATTTTGCCCAGCTCACCCAAACTGATGGAACCTTTCTCGTTTCCCGAGAACCCATTGAAAACTTTCAATGGGAAATGCTCAGAGGACGTGTGCTCCTGGGACAGCGTAAGGGGGGAATGCCCCAAATGGTAAGTGAGTACGTACAACACGTACAGGGCTTAGTTCCCCATGAGGATCTGGAGATCATCCAAAATATTGATTTTGCCAATCTAGGCACCGCTTTTATCTCAGGAACAGGTGAATTTGCTCAGCTCTTTGAACCAGTTGCTTCCAAAATTGAGTTGGAGGGCCATGGACATGTGGTCGCATCATTCGGTGAAAGTAGTGGAAATCTCCCGTATACCGTCTATATTACAAAAGCGAGTATGATTGAGCAAAATCCAACGGTGGTTCAACAATTCACCAATGCCATCTATCGTGCTCAGATCTGGGTCAATGAACACTCCATTGAAGAGCTAGCTCAGGTCATTCAGCCTGCTTTTCCAGATATTGAACAAGAATTATTAATCAAGGTACTGGAGCGTTATAAAAATCAAGGTTCCTGGGCCACGGATCCGATTATTGATGAAACGGAATATCATCATCTTGAAGAGGTGATGGAGCTCGCAGGAGAGTTACCCAAAAAAGTACCTTATGAATTGATCATCAATACGCAATTTGCCAAAGCTGCTATGGAACAAGGCAGGTGA